A genomic segment from Diadema setosum chromosome 11, eeDiaSeto1, whole genome shotgun sequence encodes:
- the LOC140235400 gene encoding uncharacterized protein, with translation MTAGRVEFPSIQGGGQILKPIDPATNISEVRDETRSTKSRVVVLDSTLSRLPATISDGQNAGATCSYNTGDLSRPPGRRRMSTQSMTRSIKRTPFIRRTSGQNVFVSSQLPSTSNSPTALQRAVAQVHSGEPQRRRNLRRSSSFRLKALHELAQQNEAISDVYDERLYARRISNFSDGTVDIVNSYSVDRPKPKTLSKQMSLLNLGGRKDSSTNSRSLGRRRSSVSRSHVSRTRRSSSLRRRSGSSSRESLHDSPRDGRRIRRGRSRHLLNVQLMAIPATPNLSCDRFRKAVRLLQMVMRSFQISRRNSGFIFISRYKNDQTADGICLGGPPSPQNKSGLFFDPNHYKAKKEGQLSAEVKRIMTKEVEDRTPEEINKVLICLRSVLDTFCEFPIKMQEAMAKFGWYNSIEKRRVIIRQGHRAENFYLMLSGTALVTTTTIDQGTNQARVRLVNFLRLGSSFGEKELLMNEPRPHTVICQEDVEVLTIDKETYVNIFMQKNDREDGGDNDLQSFMKTIEAFQDWPVEKLPKNNPTVCMLAYFRRGAVICRNSNQSEWIYVIKSGACDVLKQLKEPRIQSPTPRLINTRQKRANPTKAPPPTRVNLKSRAKLPPIITVSEHSDAESLTESVPKSAESSRGNSASKRFANAARKVFSTELYQNKPKTSNADVLEAEEPISLLDSLEARSHSPRLAEVATTLMASFLSDKTSEGSKERKSVFVRLHRCQAGDVFGLASLFFKLSGGSPSLTLTSDGAECILISRSFFLQHLSGLARDRLVRTVPPWPPKARLQELLQEQADWETYKSHTLGDVVQFKKKVSEGSI, from the exons ATGACGGCAGGACGAGTGGAATTTCCCTCGATCCAAGGAGGAGGACAAATCCTAAAGCCCATTGACCCAGCGACAAATATTTCCGAGGTGAGAGATGAAACCAGAAGTACTAAGTCACGCGTTGTGGTGTTGGATTCGACGTTGAGTCGTTTACCGGCTACGATTTCGGACGGCCAGAATGCAGGAGCTACATGTTCCTACAATACTGGTGATTTGAGCCGACCACCTGGTAGACGTCGAATGTCAACTCAGTCGATGACCAGATCGATCAAAAGAACTCCTTTCATTCGTCGGACTAGTGGTCAAAATGTATTTGTTTCGTCGCAACTCCCAAGCACATCAAACTCTCCAACTGCCCTACAACGTGCAGTTGCCCAAGTCCACAGCGGAGAGCCCCAACGGCGTCGAAATCTTCGACGGAGTTCCAGTTTTCGGTTGAAGGCGCTGCACGAGCTCGCTCAGCAGAACGAGGCCATCAGCGATGTCTACGACGAGCGCCTCTACGCGCGCCGGATTAGCAACTTCAGCGACGGGACTGTAGATATCGTCAACTCATACTCCGTTGATCGCCCAAAGCCGAAGACGTTATCCAAACAGATGAGCCTGCTGAACCTAGGTGGGAGGAAAGACTCCTCGACGAACTCCAGAAGCCTGGGTAGGCGACGCTCCAGCGTGAGTCGAAGTCACGTCTCCCGCACGAGGCGGTCATCGAGCCTTCGAAGAAGAAGCGGGAGCTCGAGTCGTGAGAGCTTACACGACTCTCCGCGAGACGGTAGACGAATCAGACGTGGACGCAGCAGACACCTGCTCAACGTACAACTCATGGCCATACCCGCCACACCAAACTTG TCGTGTGATCGTTTCCGGAAAGCGGTTCGACTTTTGCAGATGGTGATGAGATCTTTCCAGATAAGTAGGAG AAACAGCGGGTTTATATTTATTTCTAGATACAAGAACGACCAGACAGCAGATGGCATTTGTCTCGGTGGACCGCCGTCACCACAAAATAAATCTGGCTTGTTCTTTGATCCCAACCATTACAAGGCCAAGAAAGAG GGACAACTCAGTGCTGAAGTGAAGCGAATAATGACAAAAGAAGTAGAGGATCGAACTCCGGAGGAAATAAACAAG GTATTAATATGTCTAAGAAGCGTGTTGGATACGTTTTGTGAATTCCCCATCAAGATGCAAGAAGCGATGGCAAAGTTCGGCTGGTACAACAG tATCGAAAAGAGACGTGTGATCATACGACAGGGCCATCGAGCTGAGAATTTCTACCTGATGTTGTCCGGCACGGCGCTGGTTACCACGACAACAATAGACCAGGGAACCAATCAGGCTCGAGTGAGACTGGTCAACTTTTTGCGCCTAGGGAGCTCGTTTGGG GAAAAGGAATTGCTGATGAACGAACCACGCCCTCATACGGTCATATGTCAGGAAGACGTCGAAGTGCTTACAATCGATAAAGAG acGTACGTCAACATTTTCATGCAGAAAAACGACAGAGAAGACGGCGGCGACAACGACCTGCAGAGTTTCATGAAGACCATCGAGGCGTTCCAGGACTGGCCGGTCGAGAAGCTACCGAAGAACAACCCGACTGTCTGCATGCTGGCCTACTTCCGGAGGGGCGCTGTCATTTGTCGGAACAGCAACCAGTCCGAGTGGATCTACGTCATTAAGTCG GGGGCGTGTGATGTATTGAAGCAGCTGAAGGAACCACGAATTCAGTCGCCGACTCCCCGTTTGATCAACACCCGGCAGAAGCGGGCCAATCCCACGAAGGCCCCACCGCCTACAAGAGTCAATCTGA AGAGCCGAGCGAAGCTGCCGCCGATCATTACAGTATCGGAGCATTCGGACGCCGAAAGTCTGACCGAGTCAGTGCCGAAGAGCGCCGAGTCCTCGAGGGGAAATTCGGCCTCCAAACGATTCGCCAACGCTGCAAGGAAAGTCTTCTCCACCGAGCTCTATCAGAACAAGCCGAAGACGAGCAACGCCGATGTTTTGGAAGCCGAGGAGCCGATCTCAC TGCTGGACAGCCTGGAGGCTCGCAGCCACAGTCCGCGGTTGGCAGAAGTTGCG ACAACGTTGATGGCGTCCTTTCTCTCCGACAAGACGAGCGAGGGCAGCAAAGAAAGGAAGTCGGTGTTTGTCCGTCTTCACAGGTGTCAGGCCGGAGACGTATTC GGTTTAGCGTCACTCTTCTTCAAACTCAGCGGGGGTTCCCCAAGTCTAACTCTGACGTCAGACGGAGCAGAGTGCATCCTCATCTCCAGGAGCTTTTTCCTGCAACATCTCTCAGGACTGGCCAGAGATCGCCTTGTTCGCACG GTGCCTCCCTGGCCCCCGAAGGCTCGCCTGCAAGAACTACTCCAGGAACAGGCAGACTGGGAGACCTATAAATCCCACACTCTCGGAGACGTCGTGCAGTTCAAGAAGAAAGTGTCCGAGGGATCGATATGA